The segment GGGCCAGGGTGCTTTTGCCCGAGCCCGACTTACCGATGATGAGGATGCGGAAGGTCTGCCTACCGCCCATAATCTCGCCAGTTTCGCACTTTTACCCAGGGGAAACTAGAAAAATCGTCTACGTTTTCCGTTAGGAGGATGCGCCCGTGAGCCCAAGCCGTGGCCGCAATCATGAGGTCAAAGAGCTTGCGATGGGGGTTAGGGAGTTTGGGCAGGTTGAGCTTGGCCGCCTCTCGAAGGGCTTTTTGGACTGCCCTTCCCTCGAAAGGCAAAACGGAAAACTTGGAGAACATCTCCTT is part of the Thermus caldilimi genome and harbors:
- a CDS encoding type II toxin-antitoxin system VapC family toxin, which encodes MRLPRRVLLDTNFFISLRRREPEALRLLSRLSSDQLVTSALVQVEYATGEFVIDPRQERSVKEMFSKFSVLPFEGRAVQKALREAAKLNLPKLPNPHRKLFDLMIAATAWAHGRILLTENVDDFSSFPWVKVRNWRDYGR